From the Bacillus sp. Marseille-P3661 genome, the window TAGTGCAGCTTGGCCGTTTGCAAGGAAATCATCAATGATTAGCACAGTATCATTTTCTAGTAAATAGTCTTTAGAAACGGAAATTTCGTTTTCTTCTTGCTTTGTAAATGAATAAACCTTTGTACAATACATATTGTCTTTTAAGGTTACGGATTTTTTCTTTCGTGCAAAAACAACCGGAACATCAAGGCTTAAGGCTGCCATTATCGCAGGAGCAATTCCTGAAGATTCGATCGTTAAAACTTTTGTGATTTTTTCATCGGCAAAGTGTTTGGCAAACTCCTCACCAATAGATTTCATAAGTTTTGGATCCATTTGATGATTAATGAATGAGTCTACCTTTAAAACATTGTCATTTAGAACAATGCCTTCCTTAAGGATTTTTTGCTGTAATTCGTACATAGTAAGCTCCTTTCAATTTAAGCAATAATAAAAGCCCAAAAAAGCTTGTTACTCATCACTAGAGTAAGCAGC encodes:
- a CDS encoding xanthine phosphoribosyltransferase, yielding MYELQQKILKEGIVLNDNVLKVDSFINHQMDPKLMKSIGEEFAKHFADEKITKVLTIESSGIAPAIMAALSLDVPVVFARKKKSVTLKDNMYCTKVYSFTKQEENEISVSKDYLLENDTVLIIDDFLANGQAALGLINLVEQAGAKVSGVGIVIEKSFQNGAQLITDKGYRLVSLARIASLQNGTVSFLNEQLATV